Genomic DNA from Ruminococcus sp. OA3:
TTGAGAACATGCAGGAATACATGCAGAGTGATGAGTATATCGAAAAGATAGCCAAGGAAAAAATTGGCCTGGTGAAAGAAAACGAGATTATTTTCAAAGAGGCGGATTAGGGGTTTTTTGTCTAAAATTTCTTTGGACTGCCAGTGTGTATTTGACAAGTTTCTTATAATAAAGCATCTATAATAAATCTCTGAGAGTATATATAAGATAAGGGGGTTTATGCCAGATGCAGGATTTAATCATTGCCATGCTCGCGATCAGTGCGATACTGATACTTCGGGACATGGCAAAAATTGTCTTTTGGGGGAGAAAAAAGGAAGATCCCGTCTACGACTGTCATCCGCAGAAGGAACGGATGGAACAGTATGCACAGTCATTGCAGAAACTGGCAGACACGTTTTATCAGATGCCGTGCCGGAGGGAGCGCCTGAGCAACAGCGAGATAGAAGGGATCTTCGCGAAGATGCAGGATAAACTCTGCAGCAGATGTCCGAAAAAGGAAATCTGCTGGAGGCAGCAAAGCATTATGACGTGTCAGAAGGTGTGTGACATGCTCTGCCTGATTGAGGAGGGCAATGCGGAAAAAATTTTAAGGGCACAGGGAGACTGGTATGCAGACTGCCTGAACGCAGGTAAATTCGTGGAATACCTGCAGGATGAATTCCAGAATGCAAGGCAAAATCTGATCTGGAACAATCGACAGATAGAAAACAGAGTTGCAGTTGCGGAGCAGTTAAATGAAGTCGCACATACGATTCAGAAGGTTGCGGCAGATTTGTATGATATTGCAGCGGTTTCCGGAGATATGGAGCAGCGGGTCAAAAAGATCATGCAGAAGCGCCACGTTCTCGTGAAACAGATATGGATGATGGAAAAGCCGGATGAGAAGATGAAACTTTTTCTGACGATGCGGGTCAGAGGCGGACAGTGCATTGCAGTCAGTGAAGTGGCTTCCATACTGTCCGAAATGTACGACCGCAGACTCGTTCCTGCAAGGGACAGCCGGGCTATCGTGAACAGCGATGTGCGTACGGTATTGTTTGTGGAGGACACAAATTATAAAGTGCTCTATGGTGTTGCAAAAGTCACGAAAGAAAATGAAACCGTATCCGGTGATAATTATGTCTGCACACAGGGAGAGGAGCAGTTTGTCATGTGTCTGTCGGATGGAATGGGTTCAGGTCTGGAGGCGTGTCAGGAGAGTGAGGCAGTGGTAGAGATTCTGGAACAGTTTCTCACAACCGGGTTCTCGCGGGAGACGGCGGCACGTATGCTGAATTCAGCGCTTGTACTGCAGCGCAGGGATGGTATGTACTCGACCGTTGATATCTGTGCATTGAATCTCTACACCGGAGTATGCGAATTTTTAAAAGCGGGGGCCGCCACCACCTTTATCAAACGTGACCAGTGGGTGGAGGCGATCTCGTCGACGACACTTGCGGCGGGTCTGCTTCAGCAGATGGATTTTGAGACGACGACCAAAAAAATGTATGACGGGGATTATCTGATCATGGTAACAGACGGGGTGCTGGATGCACTTCCGAAAGAGAGGGAAGAGGAGACGATGAAAGAGATCATTCTGCAGGTACATAGCACGCAGCCCAGGGAAGTTGGGCGCAATATCATGGAAAAAGTCATGGGATACTGCGGTTACCGCGCGGGAGACGATATGACAGTGCTTGTGGCAGGTGTCTGGAGAAAATAGGAGAAAGAGTATGCAAAAGAGGGTTCTGGATTTCATACGGCAGCATCATATGATCAGCGACGGGGACAGGATTGTGGCAGGGGTATCCGGCGGCGCAGATTCCGTCTGCCTGTTTTCTATACTGCGCAGACTGCAGGAACAGATACCGTTTACGTTTGCTGTGGTGCATGTCAACCACATGCTCAGAGGCGAAGAAGCGAAAGCAGATGAAAGATTTGTACACGAACTGTGCCGGAGGCATGACATCACATGCAGGATCTTCAGGGAAAACGTTGCCGGGATCGCTGAGCGGGAAAAGCTTTCACTCGAAGAGGCCGGCCGCCGTGTACGCTACCAGGCATTTGAAAGATTTTCACGTGAGTGGGGGGCAGATAAAACGGCACTGGCTCATCACCAGAATGACTGTGCGGAGACCATGCTGTATCATCTGGCACGTGGAACGGGACTTCGGGGGCTCTGCAGCCTGCGTCCGGTCCGAAATTCTGTGATTCGTCCTCTTTTGTGTATGAACCGCTCGGAAATTGAGCAGTATTTAAAGGAAGAGAAGATAGAATACCGTACAGACAGTACGAATATGGATGAGGAATATACGAGAAATAAAATCCGGCATCGGATGATGCCGTATCTGACAGAAGAGATCAATCCACGTGCAGTGGAGCACATGGCTGCAACTGCACAGAGTCTGGAAGAAGTTCAGGATTATCTTGATGAAATGACGGAGATTCTGATGGAGAAATATGTACAGGAGTCAGGTGACAGTCTTCTTGCAGATAATCAGCTGGCCCGTGAACCGCTTCTTCTTCAGAAGTGTGTGCTGCAAAAATGCCTGGAGCAGTCCGCAGGGACAAAAAAAGATTTTACCAGAGTACATCTGGAAGAAATCTGTGCATTGTTCGCCAGGGAAACCGGAAAATGCCTGCATCTTCCGTACAGCCTTGTCGTTACAAGGACATACCGGGGACTGGCATTTCGAAGAGCTGATATCCGTGAACAGTATGGGACGCTTCCGGCATTTTTCTGCGAGCAGCTGAAGATTCCCGGAGATACACAGATTGAAAAATGGACGGTACAATGTGAATTATTGAGAAATTCCATGCAAAGAATTCCACAAAAAACATATACGAAATGGTTGGATTATGATAGAATAAAAGATACTTTGGTGATTCGGACCAGGCTTCCGGGAGATTATATCAGGATCAATGAGGAAGGCGGCAGAAAGAAGATCAAAGATTATTTTATCGACCTCAAGATTCCGCGGGAGGAGCGGGATAAAATCCTTCTGCTGGCAGCAGGGTCAGAGGTCTTATGGGTGGTGGGTCACCGGATCAGCCAGGCATGCATGGTCCGTGATTCGACGGAATGCATTTTACGGATTCAGATAAAAGGAGGAAGTATTCATGAGTGATAAGATCAGCGTGCTCCTGAGTGAGGAGCAGGTGCTGACAGGAATTCTAAAAGCGGCGGAACAGATTAATCGTGATTATGCCGGAAGAAGCATTCATTTAATCTGCGTTTTGAAAGGCAGTGTGTTTTTTACCTGTGAACTTGCGAAACATCTTACGATACCAGTGACGATGGATTTCATGACCGTGTCCAGTTATGGGGATGCTACGGTGTCAAGCGGTGTGGTAAACATTAAGAAAGATCTGGATGAATCGATTGAAGGCAGAGATGTATTGATCATAGAGGACATTGTTGATTCCGGAAGGACCCTGAGTCTTCTCGCGGCAGAGCTGGAAACACGAAATCCCAAAAGTCTGCGTCTGTGTACGCTTCTTGATAAACCCGAGCGGCGGGTGACGGATGTGACAGTGGATTATGTATGCTTTGAAATTCCGGATGAATTCGTAGTAGGATTTGGGCTTGATTCTGCACAGATGTACAGGAATCTTCCCTATATCGGTGTTCTGGAACCTGAAAAGTCAGATACCCCGCAGCAAGATACGGGGCATCAAATTTGTAGCACAGCGAGCTGCGGGGTATCTGACCCTCGCGACAGTCGCCAAGGTAAAGCAAGCTTGACTTTGGCTCGTTGCTCGCGGGATTAAAGGCTGAAAGGAGATTCTAGCAGTGAACAGACAATCAAGAGGATTACTGCTGTATTTTATAGTGGCAGTCATACTGGTCGGCAGTTTTATGTATCTGTCGGGAAGAATGCAGCAATCCGAGGAATATACTAATAAAGAGTACGAGGCAGCGCTTGATGGCGGTCAGATCTCTTCTGTGGGCATTGTCCAGAACAAACAGATCCCGACAGGACAGCTGGACGTGGTGCTGAAAGACGGGAGCAGGAGACAGCTGAATGTAAGTGATGTCAATGAGATTCAGGAACAGCTGAAGGAAAAGAATGTAGAATATCACGTATACGATGTGCCGAAGGACAATACGTTCCTGACGACGATCCTTCCGATTCTGGTATCGGTCGGACTGGTGCTGGTACTGATGATGTTTATGACACGCTCTATGAACGGTGGCGGGGGAAGCAATGCCAAGATGATGAATTTTGGAAAGAGCCGTGCCAGGATGTCCACTGAGAGTGATAAAAAGATAACTTTTAAAGAAGTAGCGGGCCTGGAGGAAGAAAAGGAGGATCTGGTAGAAATTGTGGATTTCCTGAAGGAGCCTCAGAAATACGTGAAGGTAGGTGCAAGGATTCCCAAAGGTGTGCTGCTTGTTGGACCGCCCGGAACCGGTAAAACACTGATGGCTAAGGCCGTTGCGGGGGAAGCGGGGGTTCCTTTTTTCAGCATTTCCGGTTCGGATTTTGTTGAGATGTTCGTCGGAGTCGGTGCATCACGTGTTCGTGACCTGTTTGAAGAGGGAAAGAAGCACAGTCCGTGCATTATTTTTATTGACGAGATCGATGCCGTTGCAAGAAGAAGAGGAACCGGAATGGGCGGAGGCCACGATGAGCGTGAGCAGACGCTGAATCAGCTGCTGGTGGAGATGGACGGATTTGGTGTCAATGAAGGTATCATTGTGATGGCGGCAACAAACCGTGTGGATATTCTGGACCCGGCGATCCTGCGCCCCGGACGATTTGACCGCCGTGTTGTAGTTGGCGCTCCGGATGTCAAAGGGCGTGAAGAAATCCTGAAAGTACATGCAAATGGAAAACCACTCGGTGAAGATGTGGATTTCAGGCAGATCGCACAGACAACAGCCGGATTTACAGGAGCAGAACTTGAGAATCTGCTGAATGAAGCGGCGATCCTGGCAGCGAAAGAAGACCGGTCTTACCTGATGCAGAAAGATATCAAGGACGCATTTATCAAGGTGGGAATCGGGACAGAAAAGAAAAGTAAAGTCATCTCAGATAAGGAAAAACGGATTACGGCCTATCATGAGGCGGGCCATGCGATTCTATGTTATGTGCTGCCGGATATTGATCCTGTCTATACTATTTCCATTATACCGACGGGAATGGGGGCGGCCGGATACACCATGCGGCTTCCGGAGAAAGATGAGCTTTTTAATACCCGTGGTGAGATGATGGAGAATATTCAGGTATGCCTGGGAGGGCGTATTGCGGAAGAAATTATATTCGACGATATCACAACAGGGGCATCTCAGGATATTAAACAGGCGACCTCCATTGCTAAAGCGATGGTGACGAAATACGGAATGTCATCTGAGGTCGGTCTGGTTGCATACGGAGATGACCAGGATGAGGTCTTTATCGGACGTGATCTGGCACATGCCCGCGGTTTCAGCGAGAGTGTAGCTTCCACGATTGATAAAGAGGTAAAACGGCTGATTGATACCTGTTATGAGAAGGCAAAACAGATCATACTGGAACATGAAGAGGTGCTTCACAGCTGTACAAAATTATTGCTTGAAAAAGAAAAAATAGGACGTGAGGAGTTTGAGTCCTTATTTGAAAAGGCGGAAACTGTATAATTTGCATAAAAAATAATTGAAAAATTTGTGAGGTTTGTGCACACTTTTTTGCAGACATGCGCTATAATACAAAATGTAACAACCCCCCAATACATTATATAGTTTTTGCTACACCCCAAAAGAAGAAATACCTTCTCTTAAAAGACAGCGATCGGAAAGCTGTCTTTTTTGCTTTAGGAGAAAAATGGGAGATATGGTTATATGGTGTCGAAAAACTGAACAAATTTGAACAAAAAGCACAAGTTTGTTGAATTACAGTCTGGGATAGGATAAAATAAGAATAAGACTAAAAATAGAAGGGTAGTTATTTTATGGATTTACAATTTTATCGTGAGCTGGAGAACCGCCTGAATTATATTCATAAGATGAAACCGCTATTGAGCAAGGAGGCGCTGCACAGTGATGAGTCTGAGTATTATCAGTTCCCAAGCGGTGCCTCTGCCGGCGACAGAGTCACCATACGCCTTCGCACCAAAAAGAGCAATGCGGATGCGGTGTATCTGATCAGTGGTTCACTTCGCAAAGAAATGTTTGTTGCAATGACAAAAGACGGATTCGACTATTACGAAACACAGGTAGTGCTGGGCGAGGAAACCATGCATTACTATTTTGAAATCCAAGCGGGAAAACTGACCTGTTATTATAATGAACTGGGTGTGACAAAAGATTTGAACGAACTGTATTCGTTTGGAATTGTTCCTGGATTTAAGACACCGGAATGGGCAAAAGGTGCAGTGATGTATCAGATCTTTGTGGACCGTTTTTATAATGGAGATAAGTCCAATGATGTTTTGAGCGGAGAATACTCCTACATCGGCGAACAGGTATTCCAGGAGACAGAGTGGGGAAAGCCGCCTCAGGCAATGGATGTCAGAACATTTTACGGAGGGGACCTGCAGGGGGTGATCGACAAGCTGGATTATCTTCAGGATCTGGGAATCGAGGTGTTGTACCTGAATCCTATTTTTGTGTCGCCGTCAAATCACAAGTACGATATTCAGGACTATGATTATGTTGATCCTCATTATGGAAAAATCGTATCGGATAACGGTGATTTGCTGGGACCGGGAGATCTTGAGAACACTCATGCGACGAGGTATATCAACCGCGTGACAGGGCTTGACAATCTGGAAGCCAGCAATAAGCTGTTTATCAAACTGGTTGAAGAGTTACATAAGCGCGGGATGAAGCTGATTCTTGACGGTGTGTTCAATCACTGTGGTTCATTTAATAAATGGCTGGACCGCGAACGCATTTATGAAAATGATGAGCATTATCAGAAAGGCGCTTATGTTGACTATAACAGTCCATATCAAACATTTTTTAAATTTAATAATGAACACGCATGGCCGTACAATGAGTTCTATGACGGCTGGTGGGGACACGATACGCTGCCGAAGCTGAATTATGAGAGATCTCCCATGCTCGAGGCGTATATCATGTATATCGCTAAAAAATGGGTATCACCGCCTTATAATGCGGATGGCTGGAGACTTGATGTGGCGGCTGATCTGGGACACAGTGCGGAATATAACCATCAGTTCTGGAAGAAGTTCCGCAGGGCTGTCAAGGAAGCCAATCCGGAAGCCCTGATCCTGGCTGAACATTACGGTGACGCAAAAGAATGGCTGGAGGGCGACGAATGGGATACTGTCATGAACTACGATGCGTTTATGGAACCGGTATCCTGGTTTCTGACAGGGATGGAAAAACACAGCGATCAGTTCAGGCCTGACCTGCTAGGAAACGGGGAATCTTTTACTCTGGCGATGAAATACCACATGTCGCGTTTTTATGGACCGTCACTGCATGTGGCAATGAATGAGCTGGATAACCATGATCATTCGCGTTTCCTGACCAGAACGAATCAAAAAGTCGGAAGAGTTGCACACCTTGGTTCAGCTGCGGCTGAAGAAGGTGTTAACAAAGCGGTGCTGAGGGAGGCTGTTGTCATACAGATGACATGGCCGGGAGCTCCGACACTGTATTATGGGGATGAGGCAGGTGTCTGTGGCTTTACAGATCCGGATAACCGCAGAACATATCCATGGGGAGCTGAGGATACGGAACTGTTGGAGTTCTACAGGCAGGCAATTGCAATGCATAAGCAGTATCCAGTCCTCAGAAAAGGTTCTCTGCGTCAGCTGATGTATGGATATAATATTATGGCATATGGCCGTTTCTCGCCGGATGAGCAGATTGCAGTCATCATAAATAACCGTGACGAAGAGACGGATGTGGAAGTGCCGGTATGGGAACTGGGGATGGACTGCATCCATGATAAGGTGATGGAACAGGTCTTTTATTCAGACGCCGGGGGATACCGTAATGAAAAGAAATCTTATCCGGTGGTTGCCGGTATTCTGAGTATCACGATGCCCCCTCGCGGAGCTGTCGTACTTTACCGAAAAGAATGACAATGGTCAGAAAGAAGACCTTGCATTTCATGCCGAAATGTGGTATAAAATATCTTGTCAGAGCGTATGGTGCGCTCTGACAGAAAAAATGGATGGATTCCCGAGTGGCCAAAGGGGGCAGACTGTAAATCTGTTGGCAACGCCTTCGAAGGTTCGAATCCTTCTCCATCCACGCCGAAAGCAACTTAGTGAACGCGAGCCCCAGGCGAAGCGTGAACTTAGTGCGAGGCGGTTCGCGAACCTTAATGAGCGCAGAGCGCGAATTTAGTTGAGCGAACATACCTTGTAAAAAGCAACTTAGTGAACGCGAGCCTCAGGCGAAGCGCGAACTTAGTGCGAGGCGGTTCGCGAACCTTAATGAGCGCAGAGCGCGAATTTAGCTGAGCGAACATACCTTGTAAAAAGCAACTTAGTGAACGCGAGCCTCAGGCGAAGCGTGAACTTAGTGCGAGGCGGTTCGCGAACCTTAATGAGCGCAGAGCGCGAATTTAGTTGAGCGAACATCCTATGCTTTCGTTTATTCAAGCCGCAGTGGCGGAACTGGCAGACGCACAGGACTTAAAATCCTGCGAGGGTTAAACTTCGTACCGGTTCGATTCCGGTCTGCGGCATTTGACCGTGAACAGCCGGACCATTCAGGTTCAGAAGTTCACGGTCATTTTCTGTAATGCCATGGTATAACGGGAGAGGAAACCGGTCTGCATCTCCATCTTATAATTCAGGGATATAAATCTCAGGCAGTATATTTTTGTGTACTTTCCGGTGATGTGATAAGATGTATATACACAAGTTATGATCGGCATTGGATGCCGGTATCTATGGCCGTTCGGCCAAATATTTCAATTCATTAAAATTTAAAATATCAAATCATGAATGAAGGCATGCAGCGCATAAAAAGAACGGCGAAAAATCTATTTTCACACAGGTCTTGACAATACTTAATATAATAGTTAAAATAAATAGTATATAAATAAAGAATCCATAAGGAGGAGTAAAAAATGAGCGAAAACATTCTTGTACTAACGGGCAGTCCCAGGAGGGGCGGCAACAGCGATACACTGGCTGATGCTTTTATCAGAGGAGCCGAAAAGAACAAAAACAGGGTAACAAAGGTTAATCTTGCAGAAAAGAAGATCAGCGGATGCAGGGCATGTAACGGCTGTTGGGTCAGCAGAGGAAACTGCGTTGTAGACGATGACATGAAGGAACTGGAACCCCTTCTGGAAAGCGCAGATGTACTTGTGATCGCGACACCGATCTACTGGTCTATGCTTCCAGCGCAGGTGAAAGCGCCGATTGA
This window encodes:
- a CDS encoding SpoIIE family protein phosphatase — encoded protein: MQDLIIAMLAISAILILRDMAKIVFWGRKKEDPVYDCHPQKERMEQYAQSLQKLADTFYQMPCRRERLSNSEIEGIFAKMQDKLCSRCPKKEICWRQQSIMTCQKVCDMLCLIEEGNAEKILRAQGDWYADCLNAGKFVEYLQDEFQNARQNLIWNNRQIENRVAVAEQLNEVAHTIQKVAADLYDIAAVSGDMEQRVKKIMQKRHVLVKQIWMMEKPDEKMKLFLTMRVRGGQCIAVSEVASILSEMYDRRLVPARDSRAIVNSDVRTVLFVEDTNYKVLYGVAKVTKENETVSGDNYVCTQGEEQFVMCLSDGMGSGLEACQESEAVVEILEQFLTTGFSRETAARMLNSALVLQRRDGMYSTVDICALNLYTGVCEFLKAGAATTFIKRDQWVEAISSTTLAAGLLQQMDFETTTKKMYDGDYLIMVTDGVLDALPKEREEETMKEIILQVHSTQPREVGRNIMEKVMGYCGYRAGDDMTVLVAGVWRK
- the tilS gene encoding tRNA lysidine(34) synthetase TilS — its product is MQKRVLDFIRQHHMISDGDRIVAGVSGGADSVCLFSILRRLQEQIPFTFAVVHVNHMLRGEEAKADERFVHELCRRHDITCRIFRENVAGIAEREKLSLEEAGRRVRYQAFERFSREWGADKTALAHHQNDCAETMLYHLARGTGLRGLCSLRPVRNSVIRPLLCMNRSEIEQYLKEEKIEYRTDSTNMDEEYTRNKIRHRMMPYLTEEINPRAVEHMAATAQSLEEVQDYLDEMTEILMEKYVQESGDSLLADNQLAREPLLLQKCVLQKCLEQSAGTKKDFTRVHLEEICALFARETGKCLHLPYSLVVTRTYRGLAFRRADIREQYGTLPAFFCEQLKIPGDTQIEKWTVQCELLRNSMQRIPQKTYTKWLDYDRIKDTLVIRTRLPGDYIRINEEGGRKKIKDYFIDLKIPREERDKILLLAAGSEVLWVVGHRISQACMVRDSTECILRIQIKGGSIHE
- the ftsH gene encoding ATP-dependent zinc metalloprotease FtsH, whose product is MNRQSRGLLLYFIVAVILVGSFMYLSGRMQQSEEYTNKEYEAALDGGQISSVGIVQNKQIPTGQLDVVLKDGSRRQLNVSDVNEIQEQLKEKNVEYHVYDVPKDNTFLTTILPILVSVGLVLVLMMFMTRSMNGGGGSNAKMMNFGKSRARMSTESDKKITFKEVAGLEEEKEDLVEIVDFLKEPQKYVKVGARIPKGVLLVGPPGTGKTLMAKAVAGEAGVPFFSISGSDFVEMFVGVGASRVRDLFEEGKKHSPCIIFIDEIDAVARRRGTGMGGGHDEREQTLNQLLVEMDGFGVNEGIIVMAATNRVDILDPAILRPGRFDRRVVVGAPDVKGREEILKVHANGKPLGEDVDFRQIAQTTAGFTGAELENLLNEAAILAAKEDRSYLMQKDIKDAFIKVGIGTEKKSKVISDKEKRITAYHEAGHAILCYVLPDIDPVYTISIIPTGMGAAGYTMRLPEKDELFNTRGEMMENIQVCLGGRIAEEIIFDDITTGASQDIKQATSIAKAMVTKYGMSSEVGLVAYGDDQDEVFIGRDLAHARGFSESVASTIDKEVKRLIDTCYEKAKQIILEHEEVLHSCTKLLLEKEKIGREEFESLFEKAETV
- a CDS encoding alpha-glycosidase; protein product: MDLQFYRELENRLNYIHKMKPLLSKEALHSDESEYYQFPSGASAGDRVTIRLRTKKSNADAVYLISGSLRKEMFVAMTKDGFDYYETQVVLGEETMHYYFEIQAGKLTCYYNELGVTKDLNELYSFGIVPGFKTPEWAKGAVMYQIFVDRFYNGDKSNDVLSGEYSYIGEQVFQETEWGKPPQAMDVRTFYGGDLQGVIDKLDYLQDLGIEVLYLNPIFVSPSNHKYDIQDYDYVDPHYGKIVSDNGDLLGPGDLENTHATRYINRVTGLDNLEASNKLFIKLVEELHKRGMKLILDGVFNHCGSFNKWLDRERIYENDEHYQKGAYVDYNSPYQTFFKFNNEHAWPYNEFYDGWWGHDTLPKLNYERSPMLEAYIMYIAKKWVSPPYNADGWRLDVAADLGHSAEYNHQFWKKFRRAVKEANPEALILAEHYGDAKEWLEGDEWDTVMNYDAFMEPVSWFLTGMEKHSDQFRPDLLGNGESFTLAMKYHMSRFYGPSLHVAMNELDNHDHSRFLTRTNQKVGRVAHLGSAAAEEGVNKAVLREAVVIQMTWPGAPTLYYGDEAGVCGFTDPDNRRTYPWGAEDTELLEFYRQAIAMHKQYPVLRKGSLRQLMYGYNIMAYGRFSPDEQIAVIINNRDEETDVEVPVWELGMDCIHDKVMEQVFYSDAGGYRNEKKSYPVVAGILSITMPPRGAVVLYRKE
- a CDS encoding flavodoxin family protein, giving the protein MSENILVLTGSPRRGGNSDTLADAFIRGAEKNKNRVTKVNLAEKKISGCRACNGCWVSRGNCVVDDDMKELEPLLESADVLVIATPIYWSMLPAQVKAPIDRLYEYDPVHGGRHLHIKEAILLTCGETDNAEDFMMIKTFFNMLSDFNGMKVRDIIAVPGVNMKGDINGNDVLAQAEKLGLSIGA